One stretch of Ipomoea triloba cultivar NCNSP0323 chromosome 8, ASM357664v1 DNA includes these proteins:
- the LOC116026970 gene encoding uncharacterized protein LOC116026970 — MGRTKSQAPKGKSAKDAPSPSKPRAKGKRKAQPESVNSDDEPLGNLIKRVQLPKRAKRAKKVSVSQVREVAPVMIQVPFEDRAQAQGESQATLAAEIERVPPTKSLSGALVIDLNVDVDGAVGAAESEVGPREEVREVEGTGISDPVRAETEEPREVVREMDIPAAGIIVSDQEAANDQGTVVRDPVQRAENVVLTPMESVQVERSIAQTLANVGLASDLLNGHREINRQAVDCASPTELVSAGSDESDAEISSRLNQLTDDATISDDFSRVLRWIEWRTGPIDQLISRAAYMVAEEDFALNWLNLSSIPANELTDLAHEMNVTRRNLGRSDKGKGIAADVQEEEAESELDPAAEAQFREELRLATALSLGQQVEMTRGPGETSGVAKDGTENPIAIAAIPLSQVADSALGSQTNASRDGVETSEAHGVAPNSDQPLPLPEPTPSTDEDEAQTVREGEIPAEETDVTIEGGIQEAPVDPSSPNPPADEQVPSTGSRGEAEREVPLDGNREASNTEVPSLADPIPSVAEAEKMAQIERILAVVRNHAMPVAGTSASQARHEELLEQAVWAEDAARKAADEAAVARSEAERTRDELAELRAEFRAYQNSSELRQDEMKAMLDDLSNQVPAQLESLFEGLSTLLSRGDAANKGENSSQRGGGRGKKRTASSEPAGGPPVKIPKLTNWQMEEAKRAEAVTNFKTISAESYKLPSFFAE; from the exons atgggtaggacgaagtCTCAAGCTCCGAAGGGTAAAAGTGCTAAGGATGCACCATCTCCCTCAAAGCCGAGAGCtaagggcaaaaggaaagcccagcCAGAGAGTGTTAACTCTGATGATGAACCCTTAGGTAACTTGATTAAAAGGGTTCAACTGCCAAAGAGGGCCAAGAGGGCCAAGAAGGTTTCTGTTAGTCAGGTTCGAGAGGTAGCACCTGTTATGatacaagtaccattcgaagacagggcacaagcccagggggaatctCAGGCTACTCTGGCCGCTGAgattgagagagtgccccctaccaagtctcTGTCTGGAGCCTTGGTTATTGATTTAAATGTTGATGTTGATGGTGCTGTGGGGGCTGCTGAATCTGAGGTTGGACCTCGAGAAGAGGTTCGAGAAGttgaaggcactgggatcagtgatccagtgcgAGCAGAAAcagaggaaccacgagaggtggttcgagagatggatattCCAGCAGCAGGTATAATTGTCTCCGATCAAGAAGCTGCTAATGATCaaggcactgtggtcagggacccagtgcaacgTGCTGAAAATGTGGTGCTAACGCCCATGGAGTCTGTTCAAGTTGAAAGATCTATTGCACAGACTCTAGCAAATGTTGGGCTGGCCAGTGATCTCTTGAATGGTCATCGAGAGATAAATAGACAGGCAGTGGATTGTGCATCACCAACAGAGCTCGTGTCTGCTGGATCAGATGAGTCAGATGCAGAGATTAGCTCTCGGTTGAATCAACTTACTGACGATGCGACTATATcagacgacttctccagagtacttcgatgGATTGAGTGGAGAACAGGTCCAATTGATCAACTGATTTCGAGAGCAGCAtatatggtggctgaggaggactttgctttaaattggttaaatctTTCAtcaatcccagccaatgaactcaCAGATCTTGCCCATGAAATGAATGTGACTAGGAggaatcttggtcgatctgacaaaggaaagggcatcgCTGCTGATGTACAAGAAGAGGAAGCTGAGTCTGAACTTGATCCTGCAGCTGAGGCTCAATTTCGAGAAGAACTCAGACTTGCCACTGCTCTATCCTTGGGACAGCAAGTAGAAAtgacgagaggtccaggagaaaCCTCTGGTGTTGCAAAGGACGGTACTGAGAATCCCATCGCCATAGCCGCAATACCTTTGTCCCAAGTTGCCGATTCTGCTCTGGGCTCTCAGACAAATGCTTCGAGAGATGGTGttgagacctctgaagcacatggaGTGGCACCGAATTCAGATCAACCACTACCACTACCTGAGCCCACACCGTCGACAGATGAAGATGAAGCACAGACTGTTCGAGAGGGCGAAattcc tgctgAGGAGACTGATGTGACTATCGAAGGTGGAAtccaggaagcacctgtcgatcCTTCATCTCCAAATCCACCAGCAGATGaacaagttcccagcactggttcaaGAGGTGAAGCTGAGAGGGAAGTTCctttggatggaaaccgggaagcatccaacaCAGAAGTACCCTCTCTTGCTGATCCAATCCCatcagttgctgaagctgag aagatggctcaaatCGAGCGCATACTGGCTGTCGTTCGAAACCATGCGATGCCCGTGGCTGGCACAAGTGCCTCTCAAGCTCGCCACGAAGAACTCCTCGAACAGGCTGtatgggctgaagatgcagcGCGAAAGGCtgctgatgaagctgctgtggCTCGCTCAGAGGCTGAACGAACGAGAGATGAACTAGCTGAGCTACGAGCAGAATTTAGAGCTTATCAGAATTCCAGTGAGCTTCGACAGGATGAAATGAAGGCCATGcttgatgatctgtcgaaccaagtgcctgcccagcttGAGTCACTCTTCGAAGGGCTGTCTACTCTCCTTTCCCGTGGTGATgctgccaacaagggggaaaacaGTAGTCAGAGGGGAGGAGGAAGAGGCAAGAAAAGGACAGCAAGCAGTGAACCAGCTGGTGGACCTCCTGTGAAAATCCCAAAGTTAACAAACTGGCAAATGGAGGAAGCCAAAAGGGCAGAAGCt